In Roseisolibacter agri, the following proteins share a genomic window:
- a CDS encoding M16 family metallopeptidase has translation MLAPSDTNTTSFDVNGLQVILRRVTSNEVVAANLYLLGGTRQVSAQQAGLEPFLLEASERGTVAYPREQLREKMARLGSLIGVDPDHDWTTFALRSTTATFDSTWAIFADRLLRPALDSGEVELLRGQLLNGVRQRRDSPDAQLEYLADSLAFAGHPYGIAPSGTEASLRRITIADLRKYRQEQMVTSRMLLVVVGDVDRARIERLVATTLGTLPKGSYTWTPPAPPTAQPAGVAVERRELPTNYLLGYFPGPSAASPDYYPLRIATAVLSGRFFAEIRSKRNLSYAVHAPFVDRAVATGGVYVTTVDPRTTLALMREELRNLQEGWITPRGLDQLRQQFITEYFLDNETNADQANFLARAQLYRGDWRRAARFVEELRAVTPDDVRRVARQYLHDLRLAYIGDPGKLDESLVKVF, from the coding sequence ATGCTCGCCCCGTCCGACACCAACACCACGTCGTTCGACGTCAACGGCCTCCAGGTCATCCTGCGCCGCGTCACGTCCAACGAGGTCGTCGCCGCGAACCTCTACCTGCTCGGCGGCACGCGGCAGGTGTCGGCGCAGCAGGCGGGGCTCGAGCCGTTCCTGCTGGAGGCGAGCGAGCGCGGCACGGTCGCGTATCCGCGCGAGCAGCTGCGCGAGAAGATGGCGCGGCTCGGGAGCCTGATCGGTGTCGATCCCGACCACGACTGGACGACGTTCGCGCTGCGCAGCACGACGGCGACCTTCGACTCGACGTGGGCGATCTTCGCCGACCGGCTGCTGCGTCCCGCGCTCGACTCGGGCGAGGTGGAGCTGCTGCGCGGCCAGCTGCTGAACGGCGTGCGCCAGCGGCGCGACAGCCCCGATGCGCAGCTCGAGTACCTGGCCGACTCGCTGGCGTTCGCGGGCCACCCCTACGGCATCGCGCCGAGCGGCACCGAGGCGTCGCTGCGCCGCATCACGATCGCCGACCTGCGGAAGTACCGGCAGGAGCAGATGGTGACGTCGCGCATGCTGCTGGTGGTCGTCGGCGACGTCGACCGCGCGCGCATCGAGCGGCTCGTCGCGACGACGCTCGGCACGCTGCCGAAGGGGAGCTACACGTGGACGCCGCCGGCGCCGCCGACCGCGCAGCCCGCCGGCGTCGCGGTGGAGCGGCGCGAGCTGCCCACGAACTACCTCCTCGGCTACTTCCCGGGGCCGAGCGCGGCGAGCCCGGACTACTATCCGCTGCGCATCGCGACGGCGGTGCTCTCGGGCCGCTTCTTCGCCGAGATCCGCAGCAAGCGCAACCTGTCGTACGCGGTGCACGCGCCGTTCGTGGACCGCGCGGTGGCGACGGGCGGCGTGTACGTGACGACGGTCGATCCGCGCACGACGCTGGCGCTGATGCGCGAGGAGCTGCGCAACCTGCAGGAGGGGTGGATCACGCCGCGCGGGCTGGACCAGCTGCGGCAGCAGTTCATCACGGAGTACTTCCTCGACAACGAGACGAACGCCGACCAGGCGAACTTCCTGGCGCGGGCGCAGCTCTACCGCGGCGACTGGCGCCGCGCGGCGCGCTTCGTCGAGGAGCTGCGCGCGGTGACGCCGGACGACGTGCGGCGCGTGGCGCGGCAGTACCTGCATGACCTGCGGCTGGCGTACATCGGGGATCCGGGGAAGCTGGATGAGAGCCTCGTGAAGGTCTTCTGA
- the hisIE gene encoding bifunctional phosphoribosyl-AMP cyclohydrolase/phosphoribosyl-ATP diphosphatase HisIE, with protein sequence MLDLDTLDFMKGAGLVTVVAQDARTGAVLMVAHADREALERTLATGEMHYRSRTRGLWHKGATSGNVQRVVSLAADCDADAVLARVTPAGPACHTGATSCFGDVALGADALGALDATLAARAVATPPASPDARPSYTQRLLADRNLRLKKIGEEAAELVTACADADRERAAEEGADVVYHTLVALRAIGVTLDDVRAVLAARARADAPRATA encoded by the coding sequence ATGCTCGATCTGGACACGCTGGACTTCATGAAGGGCGCCGGGCTGGTGACCGTGGTCGCGCAGGACGCGCGCACGGGCGCGGTGCTGATGGTCGCGCACGCCGATCGCGAGGCGCTGGAGCGCACGCTGGCGACGGGTGAGATGCACTACCGCTCGCGCACGCGCGGGCTGTGGCACAAGGGCGCGACGAGCGGGAACGTGCAGCGCGTGGTGTCGCTGGCCGCCGACTGCGACGCCGACGCGGTGCTGGCGCGCGTGACGCCCGCGGGGCCGGCCTGCCACACGGGGGCGACCTCGTGCTTCGGGGACGTCGCGCTGGGCGCGGACGCGCTGGGGGCGCTGGACGCGACGCTCGCGGCGCGCGCCGTCGCGACGCCCCCCGCGTCGCCCGACGCCCGCCCCAGCTACACCCAGCGCCTGCTCGCCGACCGCAACCTGCGCCTGAAGAAGATCGGCGAGGAGGCGGCGGAGCTCGTGACCGCGTGCGCCGACGCCGACCGCGAGCGGGCGGCGGAAGAGGGCGCCGACGTCGTGTACCACACCCTGGTGGCGCTGCGCGCCATCGGCGTCACGCTCGACGACGTGCGCGCCGTGCTGGCGGCCCGGGCGCGCGCTGACGCGCCCCGGGCCACCGCCTGA
- a CDS encoding NADPH-dependent F420 reductase, which translates to MRLLPWTMLAVGSILSIGGSGRQTSREDRGARQALPTVAIIGTGNVGSALGPQLAKLGHPVIYGSREPGREAVRTLVARTGPKGSAASQQDAAARADVIVLAVPGAALEELVTKSLGPLDGKILVDVTSAALRKAADGYLELVPGPSNSERVQSWAPRARVVKVGIPGAYVIAQPLVHGVPPTVPIAANDRAAKETVARMIAGIGLDPFDAGPLRFARAINEFGLLFMVPLQQGRAEGIEIKFMRSSYFPCTWPVRRQFGATADSADLAVFPPTGTTPRPCQAWGR; encoded by the coding sequence ATGCGCCTACTTCCGTGGACGATGCTGGCGGTCGGCTCGATCCTCTCCATCGGTGGCAGCGGCAGGCAGACGTCGCGGGAGGATCGAGGCGCGAGGCAGGCGCTGCCCACTGTCGCCATCATCGGAACCGGCAACGTCGGGAGCGCGCTCGGTCCGCAGCTCGCGAAGCTGGGGCACCCGGTGATCTACGGCTCGCGCGAGCCGGGGCGCGAGGCGGTGCGCACGCTGGTCGCGCGCACCGGGCCGAAGGGTTCGGCGGCGTCCCAGCAGGACGCGGCGGCGCGCGCGGACGTGATCGTGCTCGCCGTGCCGGGGGCCGCGCTGGAGGAGCTGGTGACGAAGAGCCTCGGCCCGCTCGACGGGAAGATCCTCGTCGACGTCACCTCAGCGGCCCTGCGGAAGGCGGCCGACGGCTACCTGGAGCTCGTGCCCGGCCCGTCGAACAGCGAGCGCGTGCAGTCGTGGGCGCCGCGCGCGCGCGTGGTGAAGGTCGGGATCCCCGGCGCCTACGTGATCGCGCAGCCGCTGGTGCACGGGGTCCCCCCGACCGTCCCCATCGCCGCGAACGACCGGGCGGCGAAAGAGACCGTGGCGCGCATGATCGCGGGGATCGGCCTGGATCCGTTCGACGCGGGGCCGCTGCGCTTCGCGCGCGCCATCAACGAGTTCGGGTTGCTGTTCATGGTCCCGCTGCAGCAGGGGCGCGCCGAGGGGATCGAGATCAAGTTCATGCGCAGCAGCTACTTCCCGTGCACCTGGCCCGTCCGCAGGCAGTTCGGCGCCACGGCCGATTCCGCCGACCTGGCGGTGTTTCCCCCGACGGGCACGACTCCCCGTCCGTGCCAGGCGTGGGGGCGCTGA
- a CDS encoding PadR family transcriptional regulator: protein MSTPTIGSLELAALLAVARLGEEAYGLAIRRDLAARLGRDHSVGAIYTTLQRLEDKGLLTSHASAPLPVRGGRSRRHFTLTGAGTRALRAAQRQAVSMWAGVGLLGPEPA from the coding sequence ATGTCGACGCCCACCATCGGATCGCTGGAGCTCGCCGCGCTGCTCGCCGTCGCGCGGCTGGGAGAGGAGGCGTACGGCCTCGCGATCCGGCGCGACCTCGCCGCGCGCCTCGGGCGCGACCACTCCGTCGGCGCCATCTACACGACGCTGCAGCGGCTGGAGGACAAGGGCCTGCTCACCTCGCACGCGAGCGCGCCGCTGCCGGTGCGCGGCGGGCGCTCGCGCCGCCACTTCACGCTCACGGGCGCCGGAACGCGGGCGCTGCGCGCGGCGCAGCGGCAGGCCGTCTCGATGTGGGCCGGCGTCGGCCTGCTCGGCCCGGAGCCGGCATGA
- the hisN gene encoding histidinol-phosphatase: protein MTDASPALLMYAAADVARVAGDHAMRFFGAGVDVETKGDGSPVTVADRGAEQVARAWIETRFPGDGILGEEFGLTRGDAPRRWVLDPIDGTKTFVRGVPLWGTLVACVEGDTVLAGAAYFPAVREMVAAAPGEGCWWNGARARVSDVASLDRAMVLTTDPKFGHRPERRDAWRALEDAALLSRSWADCYGYLLVATGRAEVMVDAIVGDWDTAPLLPIIEEAGGAFTTWDGRRTAFGGDAIATNGALAAEARRVLGRG, encoded by the coding sequence ATGACCGACGCCTCGCCCGCCCTGCTCATGTACGCCGCCGCCGACGTCGCGCGCGTCGCCGGCGACCACGCGATGCGCTTCTTCGGCGCGGGCGTCGACGTGGAGACGAAGGGCGACGGCTCGCCGGTGACCGTCGCCGACCGCGGGGCCGAGCAGGTGGCGCGCGCGTGGATCGAGACGCGGTTTCCGGGCGACGGGATCCTGGGCGAGGAGTTCGGGCTGACGCGCGGCGACGCGCCGCGGCGGTGGGTGCTCGATCCGATCGACGGCACGAAGACGTTCGTGCGCGGCGTGCCGCTGTGGGGGACGCTCGTGGCGTGCGTGGAGGGCGACACCGTGCTCGCGGGCGCGGCGTACTTCCCCGCGGTGCGCGAGATGGTCGCCGCCGCGCCGGGCGAGGGGTGCTGGTGGAACGGCGCGCGGGCGCGCGTGTCGGACGTCGCGTCGCTCGATCGCGCGATGGTGCTCACCACCGATCCGAAGTTCGGACATCGCCCCGAGCGCCGCGACGCGTGGCGCGCGCTGGAGGACGCGGCGCTGCTCTCGCGCAGCTGGGCGGACTGCTACGGCTACCTGCTGGTCGCGACGGGGCGCGCGGAGGTGATGGTGGACGCGATCGTGGGCGACTGGGACACCGCGCCGCTGCTGCCGATCATCGAGGAGGCGGGGGGCGCGTTCACGACCTGGGACGGGCGGCGCACGGCGTTCGGCGGCGACGCGATCGCGACGAACGGCGCGCTGGCGGCGGAGGCGCGGCGGGTGCTCGGCCGCGGCTGA
- a CDS encoding DNA glycosylase AlkZ-like family protein, translating into MRAHLVRRTFTARGDLASTVARLGFVQADPIRAPARAQDLILRHRVSGYRAGQLEQRYPSLGLDEDFVYAYGFVPPATRALLHPRVRPAEPEGLAREVLAHVRANGPTHPKHLVDAFGDTREVNYWGGHSRATTRALEHLQYHGWLRVARREGGVRVYEAAPDVADARPAEERWRALVLLIANVLGPLPETSLRGALRLARWGVTDVAERGGAVKELLRAGALERGTVDGVAWIWPADAAPDGPVDASRVVRFLAPFDPLVWDRARVERLWGWAYRFEAYTPAAKRQYGYYALPVLWADRLVGWANVAVRDDVVDVDLGFVAGRPRDQAFTRALDAEMARMARFLGVRTDSTSIV; encoded by the coding sequence ATGCGCGCGCATCTCGTGCGGCGGACGTTCACTGCGCGCGGCGACCTCGCCAGCACGGTGGCGCGCCTGGGCTTCGTGCAGGCCGATCCGATCCGCGCGCCGGCGCGCGCCCAGGACCTGATCCTGCGGCATCGCGTGAGCGGCTACCGCGCGGGCCAGCTCGAGCAGCGCTATCCGTCGCTCGGCCTCGACGAGGACTTCGTCTACGCGTACGGCTTCGTGCCGCCGGCGACGCGCGCGCTGCTGCACCCGCGCGTGCGCCCCGCGGAGCCCGAGGGCCTCGCGCGCGAGGTGCTGGCGCACGTGCGCGCGAACGGCCCGACGCATCCGAAGCATCTCGTGGACGCGTTCGGCGACACGCGCGAGGTCAACTACTGGGGCGGGCACTCGCGCGCGACGACGCGCGCGCTGGAGCACCTGCAGTACCACGGCTGGCTGCGCGTCGCGCGGCGCGAGGGCGGCGTGCGCGTGTACGAGGCGGCGCCCGACGTCGCCGATGCGCGTCCCGCGGAGGAGCGGTGGCGCGCGCTCGTGCTGCTCATCGCGAACGTCCTCGGACCGCTGCCGGAGACGAGCCTGCGCGGCGCGCTGCGCCTCGCGCGCTGGGGCGTGACCGACGTCGCGGAGCGCGGTGGCGCCGTGAAGGAGCTGCTGCGCGCCGGCGCGCTGGAGCGCGGCACGGTGGACGGCGTGGCGTGGATCTGGCCCGCCGACGCCGCGCCCGATGGCCCGGTGGACGCGTCGCGCGTGGTGCGCTTCCTGGCGCCCTTCGATCCGCTCGTGTGGGACCGCGCGCGCGTCGAGCGGCTGTGGGGCTGGGCGTACCGCTTCGAGGCGTACACGCCCGCGGCGAAGCGGCAGTACGGCTACTATGCGCTGCCCGTGCTGTGGGCGGACCGCCTGGTCGGCTGGGCGAACGTCGCGGTGCGCGACGACGTGGTCGACGTCGACCTGGGCTTCGTCGCGGGCCGGCCGCGCGATCAGGCCTTCACACGCGCGCTCGACGCCGAGATGGCACGCATGGCGCGCTTCCTCGGCGTGCGCACCGATTCCACTTCCATCGTCTGA
- the hisF gene encoding imidazole glycerol phosphate synthase subunit HisF has translation MLTRRLIVCLDVKGGRVVKGTQFVNLRDVGDPVELAARYEAEGADEITFLDISASNEERATLLDVARRTAERLFVPLTIGGGVRTADDVGRALRAGADKVSINSAAVDRPAVLTESAWRFGAQCVVASIDAKWDDAAGMFRVHVKGGRQPTELEAVAWARECVARGAGEILLTSIDRDGARTGYDLPLTRAVADAVDVPVIASGGAGNAEHVRQAIADGHADAALVAGILHDGVTTVGALKRTMADAGLPVR, from the coding sequence ATGCTCACGCGGCGGCTCATCGTCTGCCTGGACGTGAAGGGCGGGCGCGTGGTGAAGGGGACGCAGTTCGTGAACCTGCGCGACGTCGGCGACCCGGTGGAGCTGGCCGCGCGCTACGAGGCCGAAGGCGCGGACGAGATCACCTTCCTCGACATCTCGGCCTCCAACGAGGAGCGGGCGACGCTGCTCGACGTCGCGCGGCGCACGGCCGAGCGCCTGTTCGTGCCGCTGACCATCGGCGGCGGCGTGCGCACGGCCGACGACGTCGGGCGCGCGCTGCGCGCGGGCGCCGACAAGGTGAGCATCAACTCCGCCGCCGTCGACCGCCCCGCGGTGCTGACCGAGAGCGCGTGGCGCTTCGGCGCGCAGTGCGTGGTGGCGAGCATCGACGCCAAGTGGGACGACGCGGCGGGGATGTTCCGCGTCCACGTGAAGGGCGGGCGGCAGCCGACGGAGCTGGAGGCCGTGGCGTGGGCGCGCGAGTGCGTGGCGCGCGGGGCGGGCGAGATCCTGCTCACCAGCATCGACCGCGACGGCGCGCGCACGGGCTACGACCTGCCGCTGACGCGCGCGGTGGCCGACGCGGTGGACGTGCCCGTGATCGCGAGCGGCGGCGCGGGGAACGCGGAGCACGTGCGCCAGGCGATCGCCGACGGGCACGCGGACGCGGCGCTGGTCGCGGGGATCCTGCACGACGGCGTGACGACGGTGGGCGCGCTGAAGCGCACGATGGCCGACGCGGGGCTGCCGGTCCGCTGA
- a CDS encoding imidazoleglycerol-phosphate dehydratase, with translation MTTVTRETKETQITIRIARAARPEAPQVRVDTSSTFLDHMLITLARYAGLDLDVQARGDMAHHLIEDVGIAFGEALRAFAPPTAARYGDRTIPMDDALVHVSLDIGGRPWYAGKLPARLYDHWFQSFAANARATLHVRVLRGTDRHHVVEAAFKALGLALRDALTEGGAVFSTKGSVATVVRQDGTLDAPPITGPGAVTPTEG, from the coding sequence ATGACGACGGTAACGCGCGAGACCAAGGAAACGCAGATCACCATCCGCATCGCCCGCGCCGCGAGGCCGGAAGCGCCGCAGGTGCGCGTCGACACGTCGTCGACGTTCCTCGATCACATGCTGATCACGCTGGCGCGCTACGCGGGGCTCGACCTCGACGTGCAGGCGCGCGGCGACATGGCGCACCACCTGATCGAGGACGTGGGGATCGCGTTCGGCGAGGCGCTGCGCGCGTTCGCGCCGCCGACCGCCGCGCGCTACGGCGACCGCACCATCCCGATGGACGACGCGCTCGTGCACGTGTCGCTCGACATCGGCGGGCGGCCGTGGTACGCGGGGAAGCTGCCGGCGCGCCTGTACGACCACTGGTTCCAGAGCTTCGCCGCCAACGCGCGCGCGACGCTGCACGTGCGCGTGCTGCGCGGCACCGACCGCCACCACGTCGTCGAGGCGGCGTTCAAGGCGCTCGGCCTCGCGCTGCGCGACGCGCTGACCGAGGGCGGCGCGGTGTTCTCGACCAAGGGCTCCGTCGCGACCGTCGTGCGCCAGGACGGCACGCTGGACGCGCCGCCGATCACCGGACCGGGCGCCGTGACCCCGACGGAGGGCTGA
- the hisA gene encoding 1-(5-phosphoribosyl)-5-[(5-phosphoribosylamino)methylideneamino]imidazole-4-carboxamide isomerase: protein MIVIPAVDLRDGACVQLVGGEYADERVRLEDPLAVAREWARLGFRRLHVVDLDAATGRGSNAATVAEIVRHGGFDVVQVGGGVRDESDIERLLDAGASAVVVGTRGLEDPDWLREMAERYPHEIILAADVRERRITTRGWTQTLPRIVTDVVEELADLPLAAVMVTAVHKEGQMQGTDLPLMEDVVDASHVPVFASGGVSSANDLRALQDRGVAGAIVGMALYTGALDPRAVIEEFHDED, encoded by the coding sequence ATGATCGTCATCCCCGCGGTGGACCTGCGCGACGGCGCGTGCGTGCAGCTGGTGGGCGGCGAGTACGCCGACGAGCGCGTGCGCCTGGAAGATCCGCTGGCGGTCGCGCGCGAGTGGGCGCGGCTCGGCTTCCGGCGTCTCCACGTCGTGGACCTGGACGCGGCGACCGGCCGCGGCTCGAACGCGGCGACGGTCGCGGAGATCGTTCGGCACGGCGGCTTCGACGTCGTGCAGGTGGGCGGCGGCGTGCGCGACGAGAGCGACATCGAGCGGCTGCTGGACGCGGGCGCGAGCGCGGTGGTGGTCGGCACGCGCGGCCTCGAGGACCCCGACTGGCTGCGCGAGATGGCCGAGCGCTACCCGCACGAGATCATCCTCGCGGCGGACGTGCGCGAGCGCCGCATCACGACGCGCGGCTGGACGCAGACGCTGCCGCGCATCGTGACCGACGTCGTCGAGGAGCTGGCGGACCTGCCGCTGGCGGCGGTGATGGTGACGGCGGTGCACAAGGAGGGGCAGATGCAGGGCACCGACCTGCCGCTGATGGAGGACGTGGTGGACGCGTCGCACGTGCCCGTGTTCGCGTCGGGCGGCGTGTCGAGCGCGAACGACCTGCGCGCGCTGCAGGACCGCGGCGTGGCGGGGGCGATCGTGGGGATGGCCCTCTATACCGGGGCGCTCGATCCGCGGGCGGTCATCGAGGAGTTCCATGACGAGGACTGA
- the hisH gene encoding imidazole glycerol phosphate synthase subunit HisH, translating to MYPPRVTLFDYGAGNLHSLAKALEHAGAAVRIEADAAAAVRDTDALVLPGVGAFAAAAERLAPGREAMRDAIAAGLPTLGICLGMQLMFDGSDEGPGEGLGLIPGRVTRIQAQRVPQIGWNTVEPTGGAPDPLLAVSGLTIAYYANSFVCRPEDADASVVAWSEHEGDRFPAAVRAARAVGVQFHPEKSSAPGVAMIDAFVRSLNTPASTSSGPDR from the coding sequence GTGTATCCACCGCGTGTCACGCTGTTCGACTACGGCGCCGGCAACCTGCACTCGCTGGCGAAGGCGCTGGAGCACGCGGGCGCCGCGGTGCGCATCGAGGCCGACGCGGCGGCGGCGGTGCGCGACACCGACGCGCTGGTGCTGCCGGGCGTCGGCGCGTTCGCGGCGGCCGCGGAGCGGCTCGCACCTGGCCGCGAGGCGATGCGCGACGCGATCGCCGCCGGCCTGCCCACGCTCGGCATCTGCCTGGGCATGCAGCTGATGTTCGACGGCAGCGACGAGGGACCCGGCGAGGGGCTCGGCCTCATCCCGGGGCGCGTGACGCGCATCCAGGCGCAGCGCGTGCCGCAGATCGGCTGGAACACCGTCGAGCCCACGGGCGGCGCGCCCGATCCGCTGCTCGCCGTGTCGGGGCTGACGATCGCGTACTACGCGAACAGCTTCGTCTGCCGCCCCGAGGACGCCGACGCGTCGGTGGTCGCGTGGAGCGAGCACGAGGGCGACCGCTTTCCCGCCGCCGTGCGCGCCGCGCGCGCGGTCGGCGTGCAGTTCCATCCCGAGAAGAGCAGCGCGCCGGGCGTCGCGATGATCGACGCGTTCGTGCGCTCGCTGAACACGCCTGCTTCCACATCGTCCGGACCCGACCGATGA
- a CDS encoding pyridoxal phosphate-dependent aminotransferase has translation MSDASTIAAPPTRAGYERIPLYAPGTAPCATDVSDTINLWGAPPAAVAAVRASTVETIAHYPALYNAELKAPLAAYAGVAPDEIVTGCGSDDVIDCALRAFAEPGGIVAHAAPTFSMVPVYARANGMEPVGVPLAGDDYAVDADALLALDAAIIYLCSPNNPTATPVARETLRRVVAGARGLVIIDEAYAEYVLADPDARAEVFTPEAPGMGRVLALRTLSKAFGLAGLRVGYGVGHPTIIREVEKARGPFKVTYPAEKGVLAALDDVDDARRWVETHARLAVAQRVRLEDGLRALGLAPAPSAAHFAFVPVPRARAVAEQLRARFDVGVRVFTGLPTALPSAVPALAASGGEGLRINAGPEPVQRAFLDALAAVLEGMR, from the coding sequence ATGAGTGACGCCAGCACGATCGCCGCTCCACCGACGCGCGCCGGCTACGAGCGCATCCCGCTCTACGCGCCGGGCACCGCGCCCTGCGCGACCGACGTCTCCGACACAATCAACCTCTGGGGCGCGCCGCCGGCGGCCGTCGCGGCGGTGCGCGCGTCGACCGTCGAGACGATCGCGCACTATCCCGCGCTCTACAACGCGGAGCTGAAGGCGCCGCTCGCCGCGTACGCGGGCGTCGCGCCCGACGAGATCGTGACGGGCTGCGGCTCCGATGACGTCATCGACTGCGCGCTGCGCGCGTTCGCGGAGCCGGGCGGCATCGTCGCGCACGCGGCGCCGACGTTCTCGATGGTGCCGGTGTACGCGCGCGCCAATGGCATGGAGCCGGTCGGCGTGCCGCTCGCCGGCGACGACTACGCGGTGGACGCCGACGCGCTGCTCGCGCTCGACGCGGCCATCATCTACCTGTGCTCGCCCAACAACCCGACCGCCACGCCGGTGGCGCGCGAGACGCTGCGGCGCGTGGTCGCGGGCGCGCGCGGGCTCGTCATCATCGACGAAGCGTACGCGGAGTACGTGCTCGCCGACCCCGACGCGCGGGCCGAGGTGTTCACGCCCGAGGCGCCCGGGATGGGGCGCGTGCTGGCGCTGCGCACGCTGAGCAAGGCGTTCGGCCTCGCGGGGCTGCGCGTGGGCTACGGCGTGGGGCATCCGACGATCATCCGCGAGGTCGAGAAGGCGCGCGGGCCGTTCAAGGTCACGTATCCCGCGGAGAAGGGCGTGCTCGCGGCGCTCGACGACGTGGACGACGCGCGGCGCTGGGTGGAGACGCACGCGCGCCTCGCCGTCGCGCAGCGCGTGCGCCTGGAGGACGGCCTGCGCGCGCTCGGCCTCGCGCCGGCGCCGTCGGCGGCGCACTTCGCGTTCGTGCCGGTGCCGCGCGCGCGCGCGGTGGCCGAGCAGCTGCGCGCGCGCTTCGACGTCGGCGTGCGCGTGTTCACCGGGCTGCCGACCGCGCTTCCCAGCGCGGTGCCCGCGCTGGCGGCGAGCGGCGGCGAGGGGCTGCGCATCAACGCCGGGCCCGAGCCCGTGCAGCGCGCGTTCCTCGACGCGCTGGCGGCCGTGCTGGAGGGGATGCGATGA
- the hisD gene encoding histidinol dehydrogenase has protein sequence MARKREEEQAAREGEFVSAGIAYDLRQAAAEAGVPLSPEGGEDDDAPGEVRLRFVGRIDALAGDERRLLCDRAGTGDPAIRARTTDIVARVRREGDAALRAMAREFDGAELTALEVPRAEWRAALEELDAGLMRAMERTIANVRTVHAAFKPKATEVEPEPGIVVGRRPDPLRRVGVYAPGGRAAYPSSVIMGVVPAKVAGVEEVVLCSPPGPDGLPSAVVLAAAALAGVDRVFAIGGAGAIAALAYGTESVPRVDRIVGPGNAYVAEAKAQVSSVCAIDSPAGPSELLAIADHTADPVTVAREMIAQAEHDPLAAVVCVAVGDETAEQVVAALADLVPDAARRDIVEAALGAQGGVLVAQTYDEAAAFATDYAAEHLLLAIGEPEQKLVLARVRNTGTVFVGETSSVAYGDYMTGANHVLPTGGLARSYSGLSTLDFVRWTTYQRVTPQAANKLAWDVGRFADAEGLPGHAAAARAWMKDRDGGRTRLRERAFRKRVKDIREASADEREEAGDE, from the coding sequence ATGGCGCGGAAGCGTGAGGAGGAGCAGGCGGCGCGCGAGGGCGAGTTCGTCTCGGCCGGGATCGCGTACGACCTGCGGCAGGCGGCGGCGGAGGCGGGCGTGCCGCTGTCGCCAGAGGGCGGCGAGGACGACGACGCGCCCGGCGAGGTGCGGCTGCGCTTCGTCGGCCGGATCGACGCGCTCGCGGGCGACGAGCGCCGGCTGCTGTGCGACCGTGCGGGTACCGGCGATCCCGCGATCCGCGCGCGCACGACCGACATCGTCGCGCGCGTGCGGCGCGAGGGCGACGCGGCGCTGCGCGCGATGGCGCGCGAGTTCGACGGCGCGGAGCTGACGGCGCTCGAGGTGCCGCGCGCCGAGTGGCGCGCCGCGCTGGAGGAGCTGGACGCGGGGCTGATGCGCGCGATGGAGCGCACCATCGCCAACGTCCGCACCGTCCACGCGGCGTTCAAGCCCAAGGCGACCGAGGTCGAGCCGGAGCCGGGCATCGTCGTCGGGCGCCGCCCCGATCCGCTGCGGCGCGTGGGCGTGTACGCGCCCGGCGGCCGCGCCGCGTATCCGAGCAGCGTCATCATGGGCGTCGTGCCGGCGAAGGTCGCGGGCGTCGAGGAGGTCGTCCTCTGCTCGCCGCCAGGGCCCGATGGCCTGCCGTCCGCCGTCGTGCTGGCCGCCGCCGCGCTGGCCGGCGTCGACCGCGTGTTCGCGATCGGCGGCGCGGGCGCGATCGCGGCGCTGGCCTACGGCACCGAGAGCGTGCCGCGCGTGGACCGCATCGTCGGCCCCGGCAACGCGTACGTCGCGGAGGCGAAGGCGCAGGTGTCGAGCGTCTGCGCGATCGACAGCCCCGCGGGGCCCAGCGAGCTGCTCGCGATCGCGGACCACACGGCCGACCCGGTGACCGTCGCGCGCGAGATGATCGCCCAGGCCGAGCACGATCCGCTGGCGGCCGTGGTGTGCGTGGCGGTGGGCGACGAGACGGCGGAGCAGGTGGTCGCCGCGCTCGCCGACCTGGTGCCCGACGCCGCGCGGCGTGACATCGTGGAGGCGGCGCTCGGCGCGCAGGGCGGCGTGCTGGTCGCGCAGACGTACGACGAGGCGGCGGCGTTCGCGACCGACTACGCGGCGGAGCACCTGCTGCTGGCGATCGGGGAGCCGGAGCAGAAGCTGGTGCTGGCGCGCGTGCGCAACACGGGCACGGTGTTCGTGGGCGAGACGAGCAGCGTCGCGTACGGCGACTACATGACGGGTGCGAACCACGTGCTGCCGACGGGCGGGCTGGCGCGCAGCTACTCGGGGCTGTCGACGCTCGACTTCGTGCGCTGGACGACGTACCAGCGCGTGACGCCGCAGGCGGCGAACAAGCTGGCGTGGGACGTGGGCCGCTTCGCCGACGCGGAGGGGCTGCCGGGCCACGCGGCGGCGGCGCGCGCGTGGATGAAGGACCGCGATGGGGGGCGGACGCGGCTGCGGGAGCGGGCGTTCCGGAAGCGCGTGAAGGACATCCGCGAGGCGAGTGCCGACGAGCGCGAGGAGGCGGGCGATGAGTGA